The Mesorhizobium sp. NBSH29 genome has a segment encoding these proteins:
- a CDS encoding L,D-transpeptidase, protein MQMKTLATLAGLAIVTMLAGCSTDGSMQMFSSDYGMRRDAGYTLPTIPISKLDRKFHRQVVRYETKEVPGTIVVDTKSKFLYLVQPGGKAMRYGIGVGKQGFEWNGTARIAMKREWPVWTPPAAMIKRRPDLAKYRDGMQPGIDNALGARALYLFNKNGDTGYRLHGTPEWFSIGKAMSSGCIRLINQDIIDLHNRAEVGAKVIVM, encoded by the coding sequence ATGCAGATGAAAACACTTGCAACGCTGGCAGGTTTGGCGATCGTCACCATGCTTGCAGGCTGCTCGACCGATGGCTCGATGCAGATGTTCTCCAGCGACTATGGCATGCGCCGCGACGCGGGCTATACGCTTCCCACAATTCCGATCAGCAAGTTGGATCGCAAGTTCCATCGCCAGGTTGTGCGCTACGAGACGAAGGAAGTGCCGGGCACGATCGTTGTCGATACCAAGTCGAAATTTCTCTATCTGGTTCAGCCTGGCGGAAAGGCGATGCGCTACGGAATCGGCGTCGGCAAGCAGGGCTTTGAATGGAACGGCACCGCGCGCATCGCGATGAAGCGCGAATGGCCGGTCTGGACACCGCCTGCCGCAATGATCAAACGCCGCCCAGACCTGGCGAAATACCGCGACGGCATGCAGCCCGGCATCGACAATGCGCTGGGTGCCCGCGCGCTCTATTTGTTCAACAAAAACGGCGACACTGGCTACCGGTTGCACGGCACCCCTGAATGGTTTTCCATTGGCAAAGCGATGTCGTCGGGCTGTATCCGCCTGATCAACCAGGACATTATTGACCTGCACAATCGCGCTGAAGTGGGCGCCAAGGTTATCGTGATGTAG
- a CDS encoding acyltransferase family protein, whose product MQSSGRLHYVDALRVGAFLFLILYHSSVAFFPDLTWLIQSSDTSALLSEIMKFPRAWRLALLFFVSGMGTYFAFRSHSSVQFLYERLARLFIPLIFAMCVIVVPQVWYERMYEDGYHGSLGAFWLTRYFTEGKYPTGNFTWAHMWFVGYLLVMTVLCYPLFQVLLQPRFRRVGEAFEATARSAGIYLLFLLPLALNLALSPLFPRQTNALYNDGAWFAAWTAWFGLGFLVAKHHRAVIGSIVEQRWTSTVLALLLTVVLYHYSWRIGTAHPIGDYENMTVLYKTLLFALAWSMILTLVGFAARHLDRSNATVTWLNRKIFPLYIVHQTIIVAALFYILPMEGSVGAKYGAVLTMTLVGSLAFSIAAEWLPWPLRALTGLPEKPVPAPVSDVSAGGLATRSG is encoded by the coding sequence ATGCAATCGTCAGGCCGTCTCCACTATGTCGATGCCCTCCGGGTGGGAGCCTTCCTCTTCCTCATCCTCTATCATTCGTCCGTCGCGTTTTTTCCGGACCTGACTTGGCTGATCCAGAGCAGCGATACCAGCGCGCTTTTGTCCGAGATCATGAAATTTCCCCGCGCATGGCGGTTGGCGCTGTTGTTCTTCGTGTCAGGCATGGGCACTTATTTTGCCTTCCGATCCCATAGCAGCGTGCAGTTTCTGTATGAGCGTCTCGCTCGGTTGTTCATCCCGCTGATCTTTGCGATGTGCGTAATCGTCGTGCCGCAGGTCTGGTACGAGCGCATGTACGAAGACGGCTATCACGGCTCGCTCGGCGCGTTCTGGCTCACACGCTATTTCACCGAAGGCAAATACCCGACCGGCAATTTTACCTGGGCCCATATGTGGTTCGTCGGTTATCTGCTGGTGATGACTGTTCTTTGCTACCCGCTGTTCCAGGTTCTTCTCCAGCCGCGGTTCCGCAGGGTCGGTGAAGCCTTCGAGGCCACGGCGCGCTCGGCGGGCATCTATCTCCTGTTTCTCCTGCCGCTGGCGCTCAACCTTGCGCTGTCGCCGCTGTTTCCGCGCCAGACCAATGCACTTTACAATGATGGCGCGTGGTTTGCAGCCTGGACAGCCTGGTTCGGACTGGGATTTCTGGTCGCAAAGCATCACCGTGCGGTCATTGGCAGCATCGTCGAGCAGCGCTGGACGAGCACGGTTTTGGCGCTCCTTTTGACGGTAGTGCTCTATCACTATTCGTGGCGCATCGGCACGGCGCACCCGATTGGCGACTATGAGAACATGACGGTTCTTTACAAGACCCTTCTATTTGCGCTGGCATGGTCGATGATCCTTACCCTGGTCGGGTTTGCCGCCCGCCACCTCGACCGCAGCAACGCGACAGTCACATGGCTCAACAGAAAAATCTTCCCGCTTTACATCGTCCATCAGACGATCATCGTGGCAGCACTGTTTTATATCCTACCGATGGAGGGGTCCGTTGGAGCCAAGTATGGAGCGGTGCTCACCATGACGCTCGTTGGCTCCCTGGCCTTTAGCATAGCCGCTGAATGGCTGCCGTGGCCGTTGCGCGCCCTCACCGGCTTGCCGGAAAAGCCGGTGCCGGCACCGGTGTCAGACGTCAGTGCTGGCGGTTTGGCTACGCGGTCTGGATAA
- the trpS gene encoding tryptophan--tRNA ligase, with product MTAFQPLVFSGVQPTGNLHLGNYLGAIRKFVALQEKSDCIYCVVDLHSITAQLVHGDLADQTRSITAAFLASGIDPKKHIVFNQSRVMQHAELAWVFNCVARIGWMNRMTQFKDKAGKDRENASLGLLAYPSLMAADMMVYRATHVPVGDDQKQHVELTRDIAQKFNNDFSGRIAELGVGVEMQVGEETVNGFFPLIEPVIGGPAARIMSLRDGSKKMSKSDPSDLSRINLTDDADTISKKIRKAKTDPDALPSEMDGLAGRPEAENLVGIYAGLTDMTKEAVLQQFGGQQFSTFKPALADLAVEKLAPIAGEMRRISADRTYVDSVLRDGGERAGARAEATMKSVREIMGFLQH from the coding sequence ATGACCGCCTTCCAGCCCCTCGTCTTTTCCGGTGTTCAGCCGACCGGCAATCTGCATCTTGGCAACTATCTCGGTGCCATCCGCAAATTTGTAGCGCTGCAGGAAAAATCCGATTGCATCTATTGCGTGGTTGACCTGCACTCGATCACCGCGCAGCTGGTGCATGGGGACCTTGCCGACCAGACGCGCTCGATCACCGCAGCATTTCTGGCCTCAGGCATCGACCCCAAGAAGCACATCGTGTTCAACCAGAGCCGGGTCATGCAGCATGCCGAACTGGCCTGGGTGTTCAACTGCGTGGCACGCATCGGCTGGATGAACCGGATGACGCAGTTCAAGGACAAGGCCGGCAAGGACCGCGAGAACGCCTCGCTTGGCCTGCTCGCCTATCCCAGCCTTATGGCGGCTGACATGATGGTCTATCGGGCCACGCACGTGCCAGTGGGCGACGACCAGAAGCAGCATGTCGAGCTGACACGCGATATCGCTCAGAAATTCAACAACGATTTTTCAGGCCGCATTGCGGAGCTTGGCGTCGGCGTGGAAATGCAGGTCGGCGAGGAAACCGTAAATGGCTTCTTCCCGCTGATCGAGCCGGTGATCGGCGGACCGGCTGCGCGCATTATGAGCCTGCGCGACGGTTCGAAGAAGATGTCGAAATCCGACCCGTCTGACCTGTCGCGCATAAACCTGACTGACGATGCCGACACGATTTCCAAAAAGATACGCAAAGCCAAGACAGACCCCGACGCGTTGCCAAGCGAAATGGACGGACTGGCAGGTCGGCCCGAGGCCGAAAACCTTGTCGGGATCTATGCGGGCCTCACCGATATGACGAAGGAAGCGGTGCTGCAGCAGTTTGGCGGGCAGCAATTCTCGACGTTCAAGCCGGCGTTGGCCGACCTTGCGGTGGAAAAGCTGGCGCCTATCGCCGGCGAAATGCGCCGCATTTCGGCGGATCGTACTTATGTCGACAGCGTGCTGCGCGATGGTGGCGAGCGAGCCGGCGCGCGCGCCGAAGCGACGATGAAGAGCGTGCGCGAGATCATGGGTTTCCTCCAGCACTAG
- a CDS encoding ABC transporter ATP-binding protein → MSGAAAVALKEAADPDASQEAIVIQNLHKKFGSLHVLKGVSLHAREGDVVAIIGGSGSGKSTLLRCINCLENPTSGVICVNGEEIRLRADSYGNTVPADRRQIERIRSRLGMVFQTFNLWSHMTLLENIIEVPMHVLGVKKAAAVEAAEALLERVGLSDKRDVYPAFLSGGQQQRGAIARALAIQPRVMLFDEPTSALDPELVGEVLKVIGDLAHEGRTMILVTHEMKFAREVASHVVYLHEGRVEEEGPPAEIFGAPKSERLKQFIATIG, encoded by the coding sequence ATGAGCGGCGCTGCTGCAGTTGCGCTGAAAGAGGCTGCTGACCCTGACGCTAGTCAGGAAGCTATTGTCATTCAGAATCTGCACAAAAAGTTTGGTTCGCTGCATGTGCTGAAGGGCGTTTCCCTCCATGCGCGAGAGGGCGACGTGGTCGCCATCATCGGTGGCAGCGGTTCGGGGAAATCGACCCTGCTGCGCTGCATCAACTGCCTCGAAAACCCCACCAGCGGGGTGATCTGCGTCAATGGCGAGGAAATCCGCCTCAGAGCCGACAGCTACGGCAATACGGTTCCCGCAGATAGGCGCCAGATCGAACGCATCCGTTCGCGTCTTGGCATGGTGTTCCAGACGTTCAATCTATGGAGCCACATGACGCTGCTCGAAAACATCATCGAGGTTCCGATGCATGTTCTGGGCGTGAAAAAGGCAGCCGCGGTAGAGGCCGCCGAGGCGCTGCTAGAGCGTGTCGGACTTTCTGACAAGCGCGATGTCTATCCGGCATTTCTTTCAGGCGGGCAACAGCAGCGCGGTGCGATTGCGCGTGCGCTCGCCATCCAGCCTCGAGTTATGCTTTTCGATGAGCCTACATCGGCGCTCGATCCGGAACTTGTGGGCGAAGTGCTGAAGGTGATCGGCGATCTCGCGCATGAGGGGCGCACCATGATCCTTGTCACCCACGAGATGAAATTTGCACGCGAGGTGGCCAGCCATGTGGTCTACCTGCATGAGGGGCGCGTGGAGGAGGAGGGCCCGCCAGCCGAGATTTTCGGCGCGCCTAAATCGGAGCGGCTGAAACAGTTCATCGCCACTATCGGGTGA
- a CDS encoding MerR family DNA-binding transcriptional regulator — MAAYGNLATVCKTYERHFGWFRKDIRAVTVGEAAKLSGLMAKTICYYEDIALIAPDRASN; from the coding sequence ATGGCGGCCTATGGTAATTTAGCAACAGTTTGTAAGACATACGAACGTCATTTCGGTTGGTTTAGGAAGGACATCAGAGCGGTGACCGTCGGCGAAGCAGCGAAACTGAGCGGCCTGATGGCAAAGACCATCTGCTATTATGAGGACATCGCGCTTATTGCTCCGGATCGCGCAAGCAATTGA
- a CDS encoding universal stress protein → MVSKRLSREAGHRRKFLAVIDDTPECERAVAYASRRAKSTNGVLVLLYVIEPGDFQHWLGVEKIMRDEATATANAALDGHAKVVREALGIEPEQVVLEGRPDEQIHKLIEDDQDIAILVLAAGAAKEGPGPLVASIAGKGAAFPIPVTVVPQNLSDEDIENLA, encoded by the coding sequence ATGGTCTCGAAACGTTTGAGCCGCGAAGCCGGACACCGACGGAAATTTCTCGCGGTCATTGACGACACCCCCGAATGCGAGCGCGCAGTCGCCTATGCATCGCGCCGTGCCAAGAGCACGAATGGCGTGCTGGTGTTGCTATATGTCATTGAGCCCGGTGATTTTCAGCACTGGCTGGGTGTTGAAAAGATCATGCGAGATGAGGCGACAGCAACCGCCAATGCGGCGCTCGACGGCCATGCGAAAGTGGTGCGCGAAGCGCTCGGCATTGAACCGGAGCAGGTGGTACTTGAAGGTCGGCCCGACGAGCAGATCCACAAGCTGATCGAGGATGATCAGGATATCGCTATACTTGTTCTGGCTGCAGGTGCGGCCAAAGAGGGTCCGGGTCCGCTAGTTGCCTCGATTGCCGGCAAGGGCGCCGCGTTTCCGATACCCGTCACAGTGGTGCCGCAAAACCTTTCTGATGAGGATATCGAAAACCTGGCATAG
- a CDS encoding NifU family protein — protein MFIQTEATPNPATLKFLPGKEVLASGTADFRDADSAREASPLAGRLFDISGVTGVFFGYDFVTVTKDGPDWQHLKPAILGAIMEHFMSGQPVMGSGAQAAADDGEKTAEFFDQADAEIVLTIKELLDTRVRPAVAQDGGDITFRGYEKGTVFLHMKGACAGCPSSTATLKHGIQNLLRHFVPEVQQVEQI, from the coding sequence ATGTTCATTCAGACCGAAGCCACGCCCAACCCAGCAACCCTGAAATTCCTACCCGGCAAAGAGGTCCTTGCCTCCGGGACCGCCGATTTTCGTGATGCAGACAGCGCGCGCGAGGCCTCGCCTCTGGCTGGCCGATTGTTTGATATCTCCGGTGTCACCGGCGTGTTCTTTGGCTACGACTTTGTCACGGTCACCAAGGACGGCCCGGACTGGCAGCATCTGAAGCCTGCGATCCTCGGCGCCATCATGGAGCATTTCATGTCCGGCCAGCCGGTCATGGGCTCGGGCGCACAGGCCGCCGCCGATGATGGCGAGAAGACCGCCGAATTCTTCGACCAGGCTGACGCTGAGATCGTCTTGACGATCAAGGAGCTGCTCGATACGCGGGTGCGCCCTGCAGTTGCCCAGGATGGCGGCGATATCACTTTCCGTGGCTACGAAAAGGGCACCGTGTTTCTGCACATGAAGGGCGCCTGCGCCGGCTGTCCCTCATCCACCGCCACATTAAAGCATGGCATCCAGAACCTGCTTCGCCATTTCGTGCCGGAAGTGCAGCAGGTCGAACAGATCTGA
- a CDS encoding ABC transporter permease, protein MAAENSLRARTLGRIEPHRLVMLAIGVVILVVAATTMRWNWIPAYYDLALEGIWRTLWLLAATSVLGFLLAVPLGLAQAVGPRWLAWPAQTFCTVIRGTPLLLQLWLLYYGLGSLFPQFPWIRQSELWPYLRQAWPYGVLALTLSFAGYEGEVMRGAFAGVPRGQLESARAFGMRRFTIFRRIWLPQAIHRALPTLAGETVLQLKATPLVATITVVDIYAVSSRVRQDTFITYEPLLLLALIYLIITGILVFLFKRLEIRIPSRLG, encoded by the coding sequence ATGGCGGCGGAGAACAGCCTGCGCGCACGCACGCTTGGTCGGATCGAGCCGCACCGGCTGGTGATGCTTGCCATCGGTGTGGTCATCCTAGTGGTGGCAGCCACAACCATGCGCTGGAACTGGATCCCGGCCTATTACGACCTCGCACTCGAAGGTATCTGGCGCACACTCTGGCTGCTGGCGGCGACCAGTGTTTTGGGTTTCCTTCTGGCAGTGCCGCTTGGGCTGGCGCAAGCGGTGGGTCCGCGCTGGCTGGCCTGGCCTGCGCAGACGTTCTGTACCGTCATTCGCGGCACGCCGCTCCTGTTGCAGTTGTGGCTGCTCTATTATGGGTTGGGCTCTCTGTTCCCGCAATTCCCGTGGATACGTCAGTCAGAGCTCTGGCCCTATCTGCGCCAGGCATGGCCCTATGGCGTGCTGGCGCTGACGCTTTCCTTTGCCGGCTATGAAGGCGAGGTGATGCGCGGCGCCTTTGCCGGCGTGCCGCGCGGCCAGCTGGAATCAGCGCGGGCCTTTGGAATGAGGCGTTTCACGATTTTCCGCCGTATATGGCTGCCTCAGGCGATTCACCGCGCGCTACCGACACTGGCGGGCGAGACCGTGCTGCAACTGAAGGCAACGCCGCTGGTCGCCACCATCACCGTAGTCGACATCTACGCGGTCTCCTCAAGGGTGCGGCAGGACACTTTCATCACCTATGAGCCGCTTCTGCTGCTGGCGCTGATCTATCTGATCATCACTGGGATCCTCGTGTTCCTGTTTAAGCGGCTGGAGATACGTATCCCCTCGCGGCTGGGCTAG
- a CDS encoding glycosyltransferase family 2 protein — MGAVISVIMATYNRGRHIVPSIRSVLAQTHGDLELLIVGDNCTDDTQKVVRPFLGERVRWVNLSERCGSQSFPNNAGIAAAKGDIIAYIGHDDIWLPNHLATLASLFDTDRGLDFAVGGAIFHGPRGSDFREITGLFAGDDAPFEHFFPPSSFAHRAHVTDRIGIWKHPQNIRAPVDADFLLRAARAGLRFRSTQAISVHKFAAGHRYLSYLVHESGEQERMLEHIQRPRHDSYLQGQLRRAHQAGTFMHVRHLDFDQYPTGYFATANARVKGNLRPNLITLEVPETLLQDDAPRALDWQLPADPTPGIRFVGCNPRPRILIPFRRAGKAFFSVTFFHHHRLALNALNLCVNGRSVAVSMGVAEEKDALYMTRAGFAAPLAKDDYSVITLRLSREQALRTGRQGLGVGDVKLQPIGIDVKLKHWWAGLKGRTASPGNTRDH, encoded by the coding sequence ATGGGCGCCGTGATCTCAGTCATCATGGCGACCTATAATCGTGGTCGCCATATCGTTCCGAGCATCCGTTCGGTGCTCGCTCAGACCCATGGCGACTTGGAACTGCTGATCGTTGGCGACAATTGCACCGATGATACGCAAAAGGTCGTGCGCCCGTTTCTGGGTGAGAGGGTGCGCTGGGTCAATCTCAGCGAAAGATGCGGCAGCCAGTCCTTCCCAAACAATGCAGGCATCGCGGCAGCGAAAGGCGACATCATCGCCTATATCGGACATGATGATATCTGGCTTCCGAACCACCTCGCAACACTTGCAAGCCTGTTTGATACCGATCGTGGCCTGGATTTCGCGGTGGGAGGGGCGATATTCCATGGCCCGCGCGGCAGTGATTTCCGGGAGATTACAGGGTTGTTTGCCGGCGACGACGCGCCCTTTGAGCACTTCTTTCCGCCTTCGAGCTTTGCGCATCGCGCACATGTGACGGACCGCATTGGTATCTGGAAGCACCCACAGAACATCCGAGCGCCCGTGGATGCTGATTTTCTGCTGCGGGCGGCACGGGCTGGCCTGCGCTTTCGTTCCACACAGGCGATCAGCGTGCATAAATTCGCTGCCGGTCACCGCTACTTGAGCTATCTGGTTCACGAATCCGGCGAGCAGGAACGTATGTTGGAGCATATTCAGCGTCCGCGACATGACAGCTACCTGCAGGGGCAGCTGCGCCGCGCGCACCAGGCGGGCACCTTCATGCACGTGCGCCATCTCGATTTTGATCAATACCCCACGGGATATTTCGCGACAGCCAACGCGCGGGTGAAGGGCAATCTGCGCCCAAATCTTATAACGCTTGAGGTGCCCGAAACACTCCTGCAGGATGATGCGCCGCGGGCATTGGACTGGCAATTGCCTGCGGATCCGACACCGGGCATCCGCTTCGTTGGCTGCAATCCGCGTCCGCGGATCCTCATCCCCTTTCGCAGGGCAGGAAAAGCGTTCTTCTCAGTCACTTTCTTCCATCATCATCGGCTTGCTCTCAACGCGCTCAACCTGTGCGTCAACGGTCGTTCTGTCGCCGTCTCCATGGGCGTTGCGGAGGAAAAGGACGCGCTCTACATGACGCGTGCCGGTTTCGCCGCGCCGCTTGCAAAAGATGATTATTCGGTGATCACCCTGCGTCTCTCCCGTGAACAGGCTTTGCGCACGGGCAGGCAGGGATTGGGAGTTGGGGATGTGAAGCTTCAACCCATCGGTATTGATGTAAAACTCAAACATTGGTGGGCGGGCCTGAAGGGGCGGACTGCCAGCCCGGGAAACACACGCGACCACTGA
- a CDS encoding dTDP-4-dehydrorhamnose 3,5-epimerase family protein has protein sequence MNIGLDDFTDDTPWIETAPVLADISLDNQIEGVRLQRLVTKFDKRGDLTVLLSDLNEAGQNSPHVYLVTAAAKSVRAWVYHKRQHDRLAFTNGSIRVVLYDLRAESPTYGKLNILDVGSANKIVLTIPPQVVHGVQNRGDRDATFVNMPTRAYDPSDPDKLRVPYDHPGIPYQFAGWAP, from the coding sequence GTGAACATTGGACTGGACGACTTTACCGACGACACGCCATGGATCGAGACCGCACCGGTCCTCGCCGACATTTCACTCGACAACCAGATTGAAGGTGTACGCCTCCAGCGTCTGGTGACCAAATTCGACAAGCGCGGCGACCTGACGGTCCTGCTGTCTGACCTCAACGAAGCGGGGCAGAACTCACCGCACGTCTACCTGGTGACCGCAGCGGCAAAATCGGTCCGAGCCTGGGTTTACCACAAGCGTCAACATGACCGACTGGCCTTCACGAATGGCAGTATTCGCGTCGTGCTCTACGATTTGCGAGCTGAAAGCCCGACCTATGGAAAGCTGAACATTCTAGACGTGGGCAGTGCCAACAAGATTGTTCTCACAATACCGCCTCAGGTGGTGCACGGCGTTCAAAACCGCGGTGATCGTGATGCGACTTTCGTAAACATGCCCACCCGCGCCTATGATCCCTCCGACCCTGACAAATTGCGGGTGCCTTATGATCATCCCGGCATCCCTTACCAGTTCGCCGGATGGGCGCCGTGA
- a CDS encoding transporter substrate-binding domain-containing protein: protein MKKFLKIAALALIAGSAVLGTAQAEKIKVGMAPEPYPPFESPDASGKWTGWEIDFIDALCAEAKLDCEITFTAWDGLIPAMTSKKIDVIINSMSITEERKKSIDFTNKYYNTPTAIIGAKDQTFGPAPEDLKGKILGVQGSTVHAAYAKKHFGDAAEIKEYQTQDEANQDLAAGRLDAVQADSIALDSFLKSDQGKQCCDLKGTVAADDEVLGPGVGVGVRKEDTELKAKLDAAITAIRDNGKYAEITKKYFDFDIYGGDSQAN, encoded by the coding sequence ATGAAGAAGTTTCTTAAAATTGCAGCGCTTGCGCTGATAGCCGGCAGTGCAGTTCTTGGCACGGCGCAAGCGGAGAAGATCAAAGTCGGCATGGCGCCAGAACCCTATCCGCCATTTGAGTCACCCGACGCATCGGGCAAGTGGACCGGTTGGGAGATCGACTTTATCGACGCGTTGTGCGCCGAAGCCAAGCTTGATTGCGAGATCACCTTTACCGCTTGGGATGGTCTGATCCCTGCGATGACCTCAAAGAAGATCGACGTGATCATCAATTCCATGTCGATCACCGAAGAGCGCAAGAAATCGATCGATTTCACCAATAAATATTACAATACGCCCACCGCGATCATTGGGGCCAAAGACCAGACGTTCGGCCCGGCGCCGGAAGATTTGAAGGGCAAGATCCTTGGTGTGCAGGGCTCAACGGTACATGCAGCCTATGCCAAGAAACATTTTGGAGATGCAGCCGAAATCAAGGAATATCAAACTCAGGATGAAGCAAATCAGGATCTGGCAGCGGGCAGGCTCGACGCTGTGCAGGCGGATTCCATTGCCCTTGATTCATTCCTGAAATCCGATCAGGGCAAGCAGTGCTGCGATCTCAAGGGCACCGTTGCCGCAGATGACGAAGTGCTGGGCCCTGGTGTGGGCGTAGGTGTGCGCAAGGAAGACACCGAGCTCAAGGCCAAACTGGACGCAGCGATTACGGCGATCCGCGACAACGGCAAATATGCCGAAATCACCAAGAAATATTTCGACTTCGACATCTATGGCGGCGACAGCCAGGCGAACTGA
- a CDS encoding ABC transporter permease — MELLAFHPPGWGGVLLAGFVSSLQIAIGAYLLGLTIGIAGAYGKLYGGPVTRDLLGIYTTVVRAVPELVLILLIYYAGTDLLNRALALGGIDPVDIGGLTAGIVTLGFVQGAYSTEVLRGAILAVPQGQIEAARAYGMAPWLMMRRITLPAMLPFAIPGLANLWLICTKDTALLAVVGFSELTLMTRQAAGATKAYFTFYMAAGALYLALTLFSNQIIGWVERRSRRGMPGVAEGS; from the coding sequence ATCGAGCTGCTGGCCTTTCATCCCCCCGGCTGGGGCGGGGTGCTGTTGGCCGGCTTTGTAAGCTCGCTGCAGATCGCGATCGGTGCCTATCTGCTCGGGCTGACGATTGGCATCGCGGGTGCCTATGGCAAGCTCTACGGCGGCCCGGTGACGCGCGACCTGCTCGGAATCTACACCACCGTAGTGCGCGCGGTCCCGGAATTGGTGCTGATCCTTTTGATCTATTATGCCGGCACTGATCTTTTGAACCGCGCGCTTGCGCTGGGCGGCATAGACCCTGTCGACATTGGCGGCCTGACTGCGGGCATTGTCACCCTCGGCTTCGTCCAGGGTGCCTATTCGACCGAAGTATTGCGTGGCGCGATCCTTGCTGTGCCGCAAGGTCAGATCGAGGCGGCGCGCGCCTATGGCATGGCACCCTGGCTGATGATGCGCCGCATCACCCTACCCGCCATGCTGCCCTTCGCGATCCCCGGCCTCGCCAATCTTTGGCTGATCTGCACCAAGGATACCGCCCTGCTGGCGGTGGTGGGTTTCAGCGAGCTGACCCTGATGACCCGCCAGGCCGCCGGAGCAACCAAGGCCTACTTCACTTTCTATATGGCCGCTGGCGCTCTCTATCTGGCGCTGACGCTGTTTTCCAATCAGATTATCGGCTGGGTTGAGCGGCGGTCGCGGCGCGGCATGCCCGGGGTGGCAGAGGGCTCCTGA